A window from Pyrococcus yayanosii CH1 encodes these proteins:
- the mpgP gene encoding mannosyl-3-phosphoglycerate phosphatase has protein sequence MRAIFLDLDKTLIGDDYSPELARPVVKALKRKGFIIVFNTSKTRAEVEYYRQALGVEDPFIVENGSAIFIPKDYFPFPVEGREKGEYIVIELGMRYETIREALDEIAQEYGLKYYGNSTIEEVVAFTGLPRDLAKLAVKREYSETVFRWTRDGWAELLKARGLKVTRGSRFHTVTGNTDKGSAARVLLDLYLKVGPVESWAVGDGENDLPMFDVVDRAFIVGDLRHSKAKNIPSIEKLLEVIG, from the coding sequence ATGAGGGCCATATTCCTAGACCTCGATAAAACCCTCATCGGCGACGACTACTCTCCGGAACTAGCACGTCCCGTGGTGAAGGCGCTCAAGAGGAAGGGCTTTATCATCGTCTTCAACACCTCGAAGACCAGGGCCGAGGTCGAGTACTACAGGCAGGCACTCGGCGTCGAGGATCCATTCATAGTCGAGAATGGGAGTGCCATCTTCATCCCCAAAGATTACTTTCCCTTCCCAGTTGAGGGCCGGGAAAAAGGAGAATACATCGTGATAGAGCTGGGAATGAGATACGAAACAATAAGGGAAGCGCTCGATGAGATAGCCCAAGAATACGGCCTAAAATATTACGGGAACTCGACCATCGAAGAGGTCGTAGCCTTTACTGGCTTACCGAGGGACTTAGCAAAACTCGCCGTAAAGCGAGAGTACAGCGAGACGGTATTCAGATGGACCAGGGATGGATGGGCTGAGCTTTTGAAGGCTCGAGGCCTAAAGGTCACGAGGGGGAGCCGTTTCCACACCGTTACAGGAAATACGGACAAAGGAAGTGCCGCAAGGGTCCTGCTCGATCTTTACCTCAAGGTGGGCCCCGTCGAGAGCTGGGCCGTTGGGGACGGGGAGAACGACCTTCCCATGTTCGATGTCGTCGACAGGGCGTTCATAGTTGGAGACCTCAGGCATTCAAAAGCGAAAAATATTCCATCCATTGAAAAGCTCTTGGAGGTGATTGGATGA
- a CDS encoding energy-coupling factor ABC transporter permease, producing MVATYGIAILGILYSLRKLRDLPEEKISLLGLFAAGVFAAQMVNFPIIGGVSGHLLGATLVAVLLGPYAAVIVMTAVLLIQTLLFGDGGITALGANILNMGLIGAFIGYAIYSRLRGINEAFAMGIAAWTSVVLGAVMASIEIGVSKSVPFLKVLTLMTGYHAVRGIGEAILTVLIAQAIRMKLPEVKGVPA from the coding sequence ATAGTCGCCACTTACGGGATAGCAATCCTTGGGATACTCTACTCTCTCAGGAAGCTCAGGGATCTTCCGGAGGAAAAGATATCGCTCCTCGGTCTTTTTGCCGCCGGAGTCTTCGCGGCCCAGATGGTCAACTTTCCGATAATCGGAGGCGTTAGCGGACACCTCCTCGGCGCGACGCTCGTGGCGGTGCTCCTTGGTCCATACGCGGCCGTGATCGTAATGACGGCGGTCTTGCTCATCCAGACCCTGCTCTTCGGCGACGGCGGGATAACTGCCCTCGGGGCTAATATCCTCAATATGGGACTAATTGGGGCGTTTATCGGCTACGCTATCTACAGCAGGCTCAGGGGCATCAATGAGGCCTTCGCAATGGGTATTGCAGCATGGACCTCCGTAGTTCTCGGGGCGGTGATGGCATCCATAGAAATCGGAGTAAGCAAGAGCGTGCCCTTCCTTAAGGTTCTTACGCTGATGACGGGATACCACGCAGTGAGAGGCATCGGTGAGGCGATCCTGACCGTGCTAATTGCCCAAGCCATTAGAATGAAGCTTCCCGAGGTTAAGGGGGTGCCGGCATGA
- the iorA gene encoding indolepyruvate ferredoxin oxidoreductase subunit alpha: MAKVTDIVLWDKPGERVLLLGNQAIARGALEANIAVFAAYPGTPSSELTDTMAAVAKRAGVYMEYSTNEKIAFETALSASWAGLRAMTAMKHVGLNVAMDSFMTVSYMGVNGGLVVMVADDPSMWSSQNEQDTRAIGKFANVPVLEPASVQEAKDMTKYAFELSEKFGQMVILRTTTRTSHMRGDVVLGELPEEIKLGKRKFGDFKKDPERYVDIPAFQRKKHAWLLETIEKIRKELENAPFNRIEGDGKVGIIAPGLAYAYVKEALAWLGVKNVRILKLGSPFPVPYGLLEKFFDGLEKVLIVEELEPVVEEQVKVWAFDNGVDIPIHGKDLVPRVHEMTTRRAVEAIAKFSHLKTPVNFAEIDERYKKVQEIVPPRPPSLCPACPHRNTFYAIKKAATPRAIFPSDIGCYTLGVLPPLKTVDTTIAMGGSVGVAHGLSVALNGAVSEEQRAEKKKVIVATIGDSTFFHTGLPALANAIYNRSNVVIVVLDNLVTAMTGDQPNPGTGETPHGPGKRILIEEVAKAMGADFVEVVDPYDIKATYETIKKALEVEGVSVVVARQMCALHRIGQMRRKGEKWPIYQVVEEKCTGCKVCINAYGCPAIYWDAEKKKARVDPLMCWGCGGCAQVCPFDAFEPVKEGGA, from the coding sequence ATGGCGAAGGTGACGGATATAGTCCTCTGGGATAAGCCCGGGGAGAGGGTTCTCCTCCTCGGGAACCAGGCGATAGCAAGGGGAGCCCTCGAGGCCAATATAGCCGTCTTCGCCGCCTATCCTGGAACCCCGAGCTCAGAGCTAACCGACACAATGGCGGCCGTCGCCAAGAGGGCCGGCGTTTACATGGAGTACTCCACAAACGAGAAGATCGCCTTTGAAACTGCCTTAAGTGCCTCTTGGGCTGGCCTCAGGGCTATGACAGCGATGAAGCATGTTGGACTGAACGTTGCGATGGACAGCTTCATGACGGTCTCTTACATGGGCGTCAACGGTGGCCTCGTCGTTATGGTTGCGGATGACCCGAGCATGTGGAGCAGCCAGAACGAGCAGGATACGAGAGCGATAGGCAAGTTCGCCAACGTGCCAGTTCTTGAGCCCGCGAGCGTTCAAGAGGCAAAGGACATGACGAAGTACGCCTTTGAGCTTAGTGAGAAATTTGGCCAAATGGTCATCCTCAGGACGACGACGAGGACCTCCCACATGCGCGGCGATGTAGTACTGGGAGAGCTTCCCGAGGAAATAAAGCTCGGAAAGAGGAAGTTTGGCGACTTCAAGAAGGATCCGGAGCGTTACGTTGACATTCCAGCCTTCCAGAGGAAGAAGCACGCCTGGTTGCTCGAGACGATAGAAAAGATAAGGAAGGAGCTCGAGAATGCTCCCTTCAACCGCATAGAGGGGGACGGGAAGGTCGGAATAATAGCGCCGGGCCTTGCCTATGCCTACGTAAAGGAGGCCCTTGCCTGGCTCGGCGTCAAGAACGTCAGGATACTCAAGCTTGGCTCCCCGTTCCCGGTCCCATACGGCCTGCTTGAAAAGTTCTTCGACGGCCTTGAGAAGGTGCTCATCGTCGAGGAGCTGGAGCCCGTCGTGGAGGAGCAGGTGAAAGTCTGGGCCTTTGACAACGGCGTGGACATACCTATTCACGGCAAGGACCTCGTTCCCAGGGTCCACGAGATGACCACCAGGAGGGCCGTCGAGGCGATAGCAAAGTTTTCTCACCTTAAGACGCCGGTGAACTTTGCCGAGATAGACGAGAGGTATAAGAAAGTCCAGGAGATAGTCCCACCGAGACCGCCTTCCCTGTGCCCAGCCTGTCCGCACAGGAACACCTTCTACGCCATAAAGAAGGCCGCAACCCCGAGGGCAATATTCCCGAGCGACATCGGCTGTTACACGCTCGGTGTGCTCCCGCCGCTCAAGACGGTTGACACGACAATCGCAATGGGCGGTTCGGTGGGCGTTGCTCACGGCCTGAGCGTGGCCCTCAACGGCGCCGTAAGCGAGGAGCAGAGGGCCGAAAAGAAGAAGGTAATCGTCGCGACGATAGGTGACTCAACGTTCTTCCACACAGGACTGCCGGCGTTGGCCAACGCCATCTACAACCGCTCCAACGTCGTCATAGTAGTACTTGACAACCTCGTTACGGCGATGACCGGTGACCAGCCGAACCCGGGAACCGGTGAGACCCCACACGGGCCGGGCAAGAGGATACTCATAGAGGAGGTCGCCAAGGCGATGGGTGCGGACTTTGTAGAGGTCGTTGACCCATACGACATAAAGGCTACCTACGAGACCATAAAGAAGGCCCTTGAAGTTGAGGGCGTCAGCGTCGTCGTCGCGAGGCAGATGTGTGCCCTCCACAGGATAGGCCAGATGAGGCGCAAGGGCGAAAAGTGGCCCATCTACCAGGTCGTCGAGGAGAAGTGCACCGGCTGTAAGGTCTGTATCAATGCCTACGGCTGTCCGGCCATCTACTGGGACGCCGAGAAGAAGAAGGCGAGGGTTGATCCGCTCATGTGCTGGGGTTGTGGCGGATGTGCTCAGGTATGTCCCTTCGATGCCTTCGAGCCCGTGAAGGAGGGAGGAGCATGA
- a CDS encoding acetamidase/formamidase family protein — MILIPKEKHVYSFGPNMKPVARAKPGDIVVFETIDALGGQIKDESDTIEKIDFSRVNPATGPLYVENAKRGKVLAVEILDIEIAGRGIVVTAPKAGVLGDKVEKPRTRICEIKDGTVHFGNLKIPVKPMIGVIGVAYDEEIPTGTPGRHGGNMDTNLITKGTILYLPVFKEGGLLAIGDLHAVMGDGEVCVSACEVSGRVKVKVDVLDGVLEWPLLETADAYYLLVSMEKLDDAIREGVELGVEALAKANGLEWDDAYMLASLVMDVEISQLVDPAKTIRVRIPKEYVSLEAFFKG; from the coding sequence ATGATACTAATACCGAAGGAGAAGCACGTGTATTCTTTTGGGCCGAATATGAAGCCCGTCGCAAGGGCAAAGCCTGGCGATATCGTGGTCTTTGAGACCATTGATGCCCTGGGAGGGCAGATAAAAGACGAAAGCGACACCATAGAGAAAATTGACTTCTCCCGTGTGAATCCTGCCACAGGCCCTCTCTACGTTGAAAACGCCAAGCGTGGCAAGGTCTTGGCCGTTGAGATCCTCGACATCGAGATTGCTGGTAGGGGGATTGTAGTTACGGCGCCAAAAGCAGGGGTTTTGGGAGATAAGGTTGAAAAACCAAGGACAAGGATATGCGAGATAAAAGACGGAACCGTCCACTTCGGAAACCTCAAAATACCGGTAAAGCCAATGATAGGGGTCATAGGTGTGGCTTACGATGAGGAAATCCCAACGGGAACACCGGGAAGGCACGGGGGAAACATGGACACGAATTTAATAACGAAAGGCACGATCCTGTATCTTCCGGTCTTCAAGGAAGGAGGACTTTTAGCGATAGGCGACCTGCATGCTGTCATGGGGGACGGGGAAGTTTGCGTTTCTGCGTGTGAAGTGTCGGGAAGGGTGAAAGTTAAAGTAGACGTCTTGGATGGCGTCCTCGAGTGGCCCCTCCTTGAAACGGCGGATGCCTACTACTTGCTCGTATCGATGGAAAAGTTGGACGATGCCATTAGGGAAGGCGTTGAGCTGGGGGTTGAGGCGCTCGCCAAGGCGAACGGGCTTGAATGGGACGATGCATACATGCTCGCGAGCCTCGTGATGGACGTCGAGATAAGCCAGCTGGTTGACCCGGCGAAAACGATCAGGGTGAGGATACCAAAGGAGTATGTCAGTTTAGAGGCGTTTTTCAAGGGATAG
- a CDS encoding acetate--CoA ligase family protein codes for MLDYFFKPRSVAVIGASNDPKKLGYEVFKNLQKYGGNVYPVNVKEEKVQGVKAYKSVKDIPGDVDLAIIIVPKKFVKQTLIECGEKGVKGVVIITAGFGETGAEGKREERELVEIAHSYGMRIIGPNCVGIMNTHNDLNATFIMDAKKGSIAFISQSGALGAGIVYKTVKEGIGFSKFISIGNMADLDFAELMEYLADTEEDKAMALYIEGLRDGRKFMEVAKRVTKKKPVIVLKAGKSESGARAASSHTGSLAGSYRIYEAAFKQSGVIVAETIDEMLSMARAFTQPLPRGRSVAIMTNAGGPGVLTADEIDKRGLKLANLEEKTIEELRSFLPPMAAVKNPVDMIASARGEDYYRTAKLLLSDANVDMLIAICVVPTFAGMSPTEHAEGVIRAVEEVNNGKPVLALFMAGRVSEPAKELLERYGIPTYERPEDVAAGAHALVRQAENVGLLEK; via the coding sequence ATGCTAGACTACTTTTTTAAGCCGAGGAGTGTCGCGGTCATAGGAGCCTCTAATGATCCCAAGAAGCTCGGTTATGAGGTTTTCAAGAATCTCCAGAAATACGGGGGCAATGTTTATCCTGTCAACGTCAAGGAGGAGAAAGTTCAGGGAGTTAAAGCGTATAAGAGCGTCAAGGATATCCCGGGCGACGTTGACCTGGCGATAATCATTGTTCCCAAGAAGTTCGTCAAGCAGACCCTCATCGAGTGTGGAGAGAAGGGGGTCAAGGGTGTCGTCATAATAACGGCGGGCTTCGGCGAGACCGGCGCCGAAGGAAAGAGGGAAGAGCGTGAGCTTGTTGAAATCGCCCATAGCTACGGCATGCGCATCATCGGGCCTAACTGTGTCGGCATAATGAATACCCACAACGACCTCAACGCCACCTTTATAATGGACGCCAAGAAGGGAAGCATAGCCTTCATAAGCCAGAGCGGAGCCCTTGGGGCCGGGATAGTTTACAAGACCGTGAAGGAGGGCATAGGGTTCTCCAAGTTCATAAGCATAGGCAACATGGCCGACCTGGACTTCGCGGAGCTGATGGAATACTTAGCGGACACCGAGGAGGATAAGGCGATGGCACTCTACATCGAGGGTCTAAGGGATGGCAGGAAGTTCATGGAGGTCGCTAAGAGGGTTACGAAGAAGAAGCCCGTCATCGTTCTCAAGGCTGGGAAGAGCGAGAGCGGGGCGAGGGCGGCTTCTTCGCACACGGGTTCCCTCGCTGGAAGCTACAGAATATACGAGGCGGCGTTCAAGCAGAGCGGTGTTATAGTTGCCGAGACAATAGATGAGATGCTCAGCATGGCGAGGGCTTTTACCCAGCCACTCCCAAGGGGTAGGAGCGTTGCGATAATGACCAATGCTGGCGGCCCTGGAGTCCTCACGGCGGACGAGATTGACAAGAGGGGGCTTAAGCTGGCTAACCTGGAGGAGAAGACCATAGAGGAGCTTCGCTCCTTCCTGCCGCCGATGGCGGCTGTTAAGAATCCTGTGGACATGATAGCTTCGGCGAGAGGTGAGGACTACTACAGAACGGCGAAGCTCCTGCTCAGCGATGCTAACGTGGACATGCTCATAGCCATATGCGTCGTGCCGACCTTCGCCGGTATGAGTCCCACGGAGCACGCTGAGGGGGTTATAAGGGCAGTTGAGGAAGTGAACAATGGCAAACCAGTTCTGGCCCTCTTCATGGCCGGCCGGGTAAGCGAACCCGCCAAGGAGCTCCTTGAGAGGTATGGCATCCCAACCTACGAGAGGCCCGAGGATGTCGCGGCCGGCGCCCACGCTCTCGTAAGGCAGGCCGAGAACGTGGGGCTTCTGGAGAAGTGA
- the thyX gene encoding FAD-dependent thymidylate synthase has protein sequence MVDVRLINYTPRPLETITWAALISYWEEWESEAFERMSREDVERHLPRILGYGHESILEHAVLTFAIEGCSRVCTHQLVRHRIASYTQRSQRYIVEDGVDFVIPESVGRAEREKLGKKVEEFLKLAGELYEELIRAGVPQEDARYILPQAVKTKIVVTMNLRELKHFFGLRLCERAQWEIREVAWKMLEEIAKREELRPIIRWAKLGPRCIQLGYCPEGELMPPGCWKRTKEKWERMTR, from the coding sequence ATGGTCGACGTCAGGCTCATCAACTACACCCCAAGGCCTCTCGAGACAATTACATGGGCGGCCCTGATAAGCTATTGGGAGGAGTGGGAGAGCGAGGCCTTTGAAAGAATGAGCAGGGAAGACGTTGAACGGCACCTGCCGAGAATCCTTGGCTATGGCCACGAGAGCATCCTTGAGCATGCCGTCCTCACCTTTGCCATCGAGGGCTGTTCAAGGGTCTGCACGCACCAGTTGGTGAGGCACAGGATAGCGAGCTACACCCAGAGGAGCCAGAGGTACATCGTGGAGGACGGTGTTGATTTCGTTATTCCTGAGAGCGTTGGGAGAGCGGAGAGGGAGAAGCTGGGCAAGAAAGTGGAGGAGTTTCTGAAACTGGCAGGGGAGCTGTATGAAGAGCTAATCAGGGCGGGAGTTCCGCAGGAGGACGCGAGATACATCCTCCCACAGGCAGTTAAGACTAAAATCGTCGTTACCATGAACCTCAGGGAGCTGAAGCACTTCTTCGGCCTGAGGCTGTGCGAGAGAGCCCAGTGGGAGATTAGAGAGGTCGCATGGAAGATGCTGGAAGAGATAGCTAAGAGAGAGGAGCTGAGGCCAATAATAAGGTGGGCCAAGCTTGGGCCTCGGTGCATTCAGCTCGGCTACTGCCCAGAGGGTGAGCTCATGCCACCCGGCTGCTGGAAGAGGACGAAAGAGAAGTGGGAGAGGATGACGCGTTAG
- the glmM gene encoding phosphoglucosamine mutase — MGKLFGTFGVRGIANEDITPEFALKLGMAFGTMLKRENPAKELWVVVGRDTRVSGEMLKNALISGLLSVGVNVIDVGIAPTPAVQFACKHFRADGGAVITASHNPPEYNGIKLLEPNGMGLKKEREAIVEEIFLKEDFDRAEWDEIGRVRREDIIRPYIDAIKSKVDVDAIRKRKPFVVVDTSNGAGSLTLPYLLRELGCKVVSVNAHPDGHFPARNPEPSEENLKGLMKIVKALGADFGVAQDGDADRAVFIDENGRFIQGDKTFALVADAVLRERGGGLLVTTVATSNLLDDIAKRNGAKVLRTKVGDLVVARALLEHAGTIGGEENGGVIFPDHVLGRDGAMTVAKVVEIFAKSGKKFSELIDELPKYYQIKTKRHVEGDRKAVVAKVGELARRRGYRIDTTDGVKVIFEEGWVLVRASGTEPIIRIFSEAKSEEKAQEYLELGLELLEKAME, encoded by the coding sequence ATGGGAAAGTTATTCGGGACATTTGGCGTTAGGGGAATAGCGAATGAGGATATAACTCCAGAGTTCGCCCTGAAGCTCGGCATGGCCTTCGGGACGATGCTGAAGAGGGAGAACCCAGCGAAGGAGCTTTGGGTCGTGGTTGGCAGAGATACGCGCGTGAGTGGGGAGATGCTCAAGAACGCCTTAATAAGCGGCCTCCTGAGTGTTGGAGTCAATGTTATCGACGTTGGAATAGCACCAACGCCTGCAGTTCAATTTGCCTGCAAACATTTCAGGGCCGATGGGGGAGCAGTAATCACCGCCAGTCATAACCCTCCGGAATACAACGGAATAAAGCTCCTCGAGCCCAACGGCATGGGCCTTAAGAAGGAAAGGGAAGCGATTGTAGAGGAGATTTTCCTCAAGGAGGACTTTGACAGGGCAGAGTGGGATGAGATAGGTAGGGTTAGACGGGAGGATATCATAAGACCGTACATCGACGCGATAAAGAGCAAGGTCGACGTGGATGCAATAAGGAAGAGAAAGCCATTTGTAGTCGTTGACACCTCCAACGGCGCCGGCTCCCTTACGTTGCCATACCTCCTTCGGGAGCTCGGGTGTAAGGTTGTGAGCGTCAACGCACATCCGGATGGCCACTTCCCGGCCAGAAACCCAGAACCTAGCGAGGAGAACCTCAAAGGATTAATGAAAATTGTCAAGGCCCTTGGAGCGGACTTTGGAGTTGCTCAGGATGGCGACGCAGATAGGGCCGTCTTCATAGATGAAAACGGGCGCTTCATCCAAGGAGACAAGACGTTTGCCCTCGTTGCTGATGCCGTCCTCAGGGAAAGGGGGGGTGGCCTGCTTGTCACTACTGTGGCTACCTCTAACCTGCTTGATGATATAGCGAAGCGCAATGGGGCTAAGGTTCTCAGGACGAAGGTAGGTGACCTCGTGGTTGCAAGGGCTCTCCTTGAGCACGCCGGAACAATAGGCGGCGAGGAGAACGGGGGCGTCATCTTCCCGGACCACGTTTTGGGAAGGGACGGCGCGATGACGGTAGCGAAGGTAGTGGAGATATTCGCGAAGAGCGGCAAGAAGTTCAGTGAGCTCATCGATGAGTTGCCAAAGTATTACCAGATAAAGACCAAGAGGCACGTTGAGGGCGACAGGAAGGCAGTTGTTGCGAAAGTTGGGGAACTTGCGAGGAGAAGGGGCTACAGGATAGACACCACCGATGGCGTTAAGGTAATCTTCGAGGAGGGCTGGGTTCTCGTGAGAGCCAGCGGAACGGAGCCGATAATAAGGATTTTCAGCGAGGCCAAGAGTGAGGAGAAGGCCCAAGAATACCTCGAGCTAGGCCTTGAGCTTCTTGAGAAAGCAATGGAGTAA
- a CDS encoding Tfx family DNA-binding protein, with product MVKTFLTDQQIKVLVLRAKGLRQSEIAEMLGTSRANVSILEKKALEKIEKARNTLLLWEQINSKIRVEVKKGEDVFEVPEKLFRKADEMGIKVPYSTAEIITFLVEHAPVENRLVKRDFTLFLDSRNRLRISECILDDITIEGDRKG from the coding sequence ATGGTGAAGACCTTCCTCACGGACCAACAGATTAAGGTCCTTGTTCTTAGGGCTAAAGGGCTTAGACAGAGCGAGATAGCCGAGATGCTTGGTACTAGTAGGGCAAACGTCAGCATCCTTGAAAAGAAGGCTCTCGAAAAAATAGAGAAGGCCAGAAACACCCTCCTACTCTGGGAGCAGATAAACTCTAAGATTAGGGTCGAGGTCAAGAAGGGGGAGGACGTGTTTGAGGTGCCCGAGAAGCTCTTTAGGAAGGCAGACGAAATGGGAATAAAAGTTCCATACAGCACGGCCGAGATAATAACTTTCCTCGTAGAGCATGCTCCCGTTGAGAACAGGCTTGTAAAGAGGGACTTCACGCTCTTCTTGGACTCGAGGAACAGGTTAAGGATCAGCGAGTGCATTCTTGATGACATAACCATTGAGGGGGATAGGAAAGGTTAA
- a CDS encoding mannose-1-phosphate guanylyltransferase/mannose-6-phosphate isomerase gives MKTLVLAGGKGTRLWPLSRELLPKQFIKLFDDRSLFQSTIERALLFSKPKEIFIVTNREYRFRVFDELDELGIRVPEENVLLEPVGKNTLPAIYWGLKVIRENFGRSVVAVLPSDHRIEVNESYMEAFKRAKKLAEEYLVTFGIKPTKPHTGYGYIRPGEKLEGGYLVAEFKEKPDYETAKRYVENGYYWNSGMFMFSTEIFMEEARKHAPELVRAFEEAKTIEEAYELAPETSVDYGILEKTDKAAVVPLNTYWNDLGSFDAIYEAMEKDKNGNAVRVKGFKAKYINVDSRNNLIMTERLTATIGVEDLVIIDTGDALLVAKKGETQKVKEVFKRLKEDGDERALVHRTAYRPWGSYTVLEEGDRYKIKRITVLPGKKLSLQMHYHRSEHWVVVRGTAKVIVGEKELILRPGESTFIPAGVKHRLENPGKVVLEVIETQIGEYLGEDDIVRFQDDYGRE, from the coding sequence ATGAAGACTTTGGTACTGGCCGGTGGGAAGGGGACAAGGCTCTGGCCCCTCAGCAGGGAGCTTCTTCCTAAGCAGTTCATAAAGCTCTTTGATGACCGCTCTCTTTTCCAGAGCACCATTGAGAGGGCCCTTCTCTTCTCGAAGCCCAAGGAGATATTTATAGTGACGAACAGGGAATACAGGTTCCGTGTCTTTGATGAACTCGACGAGCTGGGAATCAGGGTTCCGGAGGAGAACGTTCTCCTCGAGCCCGTCGGTAAGAACACGCTACCGGCGATATACTGGGGCCTCAAGGTCATTAGGGAAAACTTTGGCAGGAGCGTGGTCGCGGTCCTGCCGAGCGATCACAGGATAGAGGTAAACGAGAGCTACATGGAGGCCTTTAAGAGAGCCAAGAAGCTCGCAGAGGAGTACCTCGTGACCTTCGGCATAAAGCCTACTAAGCCGCACACGGGTTACGGCTACATAAGACCCGGTGAAAAACTGGAGGGTGGCTACCTAGTGGCGGAGTTCAAGGAGAAGCCCGATTATGAGACCGCCAAGCGCTACGTGGAGAACGGTTACTACTGGAACAGCGGGATGTTCATGTTCAGCACGGAGATCTTCATGGAGGAGGCAAGGAAGCATGCACCCGAGCTCGTCAGGGCCTTTGAGGAGGCGAAGACCATCGAAGAGGCTTATGAGCTCGCCCCGGAGACGAGCGTAGACTACGGAATACTAGAGAAGACGGATAAAGCCGCAGTTGTCCCACTCAACACCTACTGGAATGACCTCGGGAGCTTCGACGCCATCTATGAGGCTATGGAGAAGGATAAGAACGGTAATGCCGTTAGGGTGAAGGGCTTCAAGGCCAAGTACATAAACGTCGACTCACGGAACAACCTCATAATGACGGAGCGCCTGACGGCGACGATCGGCGTCGAGGACCTCGTGATAATAGATACGGGCGATGCCCTCCTTGTTGCGAAGAAGGGCGAGACCCAGAAGGTTAAGGAAGTTTTCAAGAGGCTGAAGGAGGATGGAGACGAGAGGGCACTAGTTCACAGAACTGCCTACAGGCCTTGGGGCTCCTACACGGTTCTTGAAGAGGGCGACCGGTACAAGATAAAGCGCATAACCGTCCTGCCCGGAAAGAAACTCTCCCTCCAGATGCACTACCACCGCTCGGAGCACTGGGTCGTTGTCAGAGGAACCGCCAAGGTTATCGTTGGCGAGAAGGAGCTCATACTGAGGCCTGGCGAGAGCACCTTTATTCCGGCTGGAGTCAAGCACCGCTTGGAGAATCCGGGCAAAGTCGTTCTTGAGGTCATAGAGACTCAGATAGGCGAGTACCTTGGCGAGGACGACATAGTCCGCTTCCAAGACGACTACGGAAGGGAGTGA
- a CDS encoding indolepyruvate oxidoreductase subunit beta yields the protein MREYNIVITGVGGQGVLTAANILGWAALRAGYKVRVGEVHGMSQRFGSVIAYVRFGEDVYGAMVPEGKGDVILSFEPVEALRYINYLKKGGLVFTNARPIPPVQVSMGLAKYPSLDEIRRIVEEDFGGRFLAFDAEALAIKAGNVITTNVVLIGALTQTPGFPLSADHVKEVIKVSVPPKAVEVNMKAFDLGVQAAREMLGL from the coding sequence ATGAGGGAGTATAACATCGTCATCACGGGCGTTGGAGGCCAAGGAGTGCTTACCGCCGCTAACATTCTTGGCTGGGCTGCCTTAAGGGCTGGTTATAAGGTTAGGGTTGGAGAGGTTCATGGGATGAGCCAGCGCTTTGGTAGCGTCATCGCCTATGTTCGCTTCGGCGAGGACGTTTACGGCGCTATGGTGCCCGAGGGAAAGGGCGACGTTATCCTCAGCTTCGAACCCGTTGAAGCTTTGCGCTACATCAACTACCTCAAGAAAGGAGGATTAGTTTTCACGAACGCGAGACCAATTCCACCAGTTCAGGTCTCAATGGGCTTGGCAAAATACCCCAGCCTCGATGAGATTAGGAGGATAGTCGAGGAGGATTTTGGCGGCAGGTTCCTGGCATTCGATGCCGAGGCCTTGGCGATTAAGGCAGGCAACGTCATCACCACGAACGTCGTGTTGATAGGAGCTTTAACGCAAACGCCGGGCTTCCCCCTCTCGGCCGACCACGTCAAGGAAGTCATCAAGGTCAGCGTGCCCCCGAAGGCGGTCGAAGTCAATATGAAGGCCTTTGACCTCGGTGTCCAGGCCGCTAGGGAGATGCTGGGGCTTTGA